In the Gossypium arboreum isolate Shixiya-1 chromosome 10, ASM2569848v2, whole genome shotgun sequence genome, one interval contains:
- the LOC108488180 gene encoding UDP-galactose/UDP-glucose transporter 4-like produces the protein MKNGDQTRFLFGISLHRPKWQQFLICSFGFFFGYLINGVCEEYVYNRLQFSYGWYFTFVQGFVYLILIRLQGFTMKQMVNPWNSYVKLSSVLMGSHGLTKGSLAYLNYPAQIMFKSTKVLPVMIMGAFVPGLRRKYSLHEYISALLLVVGLILFTLADSQTSPNFSIIGVIMISGALIMDAFLGNFQEAIFTLNPETTQMEMLFCSTIVGIPFLLVPMVLTGELFKAWSSCSQHPYVYGVLVFEAMATFIGQVSVLSLIAIFGAATTAMITTARKAVTLLLSYIIFTKPLTERHGLGLLLISIGIILRMLPDTKPSPRVQVSNVNVKKSKAFSKELDSVVDEQDEEKKPLI, from the coding sequence ATGAAAAACGGAGATCAGACAAGATTTTTGTTTGGGATTTCCCTTCATAGGCCAAAATGGCAACAATTTCTTATTTGTTCATTTGGGTTCTTCTTTGGTTATCTTATTAATGGCGTTTGTGAGGAATATGTTTATAATAGGCTTCAGTTCAGCTATGGATGGTATTTTACTTTTGTACAAGGCTTTGTCTACCTGATATTGATACGACTTCAAGGGTTTACTATGAAGCAAATGGTGAATCCATGGAATTCATATGTCAAACTATCAAGCGTTCTCATGGGTTCTCATGGATTAACCAAAGGTTCATTGGCTTACCTTAACTATCCTGCCCAAATTATGTTTAAATCCACTAAGGTACTGCCAGTTATGATTATGGGTGCCTTTGTTCCTGGCCTGAGAAGGAAATACTCACTTCATGAATACATCTCTGCTTTGCTTCTTGTGGTTGGTCTCATCCTTTTTACCTTAGCAGATTCCCAAACATCTCCAAATTTTAGTATAATTGGTGTGATAATGATTTCCGGTGCTTTAATCATGGATGCGTTTCTGGGTAATTTTCAAGAAGCAATTTTCACCTTGAATCCAGAAACAACACAAATGGAGATGTTGTTTTGCTCAACAATAGTTGGGATTCCTTTCTTACTTGTGCCAATGGTTCTAACAGGAGAGCTCTTTAAGGCATGGAGTTCTTGTTCTCAACATCCCTACGTTTACGGTGTTCTAGTGTTTGAAGCCATGGCTACATTTATCGGTCAAGTGTCTGTTTTATCCTTGATTGCTATTTTCGGTGCAGCTACAACTGCCATGATAACAACGGCTAGAAAAGCTGTAACTTTGTTGCTATCATACATTATATTTACAAAACCATTAACCGAACGCCACGGGTTAGGATTGTTGTTGATATCCATTGGAATCATACTGAGGATGTTGCCAGATACTAAACCATCACCTAGGGTTCAAGTATCAAATGTAAATGTCAAGAAATCAAAAGCCTTTTCTAAAGAACTGGACAGTGTAGTAGATGAACAAGATGAAGAGAAAAAACCCCTAATCTAA